The genome window TCTTTGTTGTATGCAAAGCTACgagtatatacacacacacacacacgttgTTGAGAAATCTACTCGATCGGTTACACAAAACTGAATTCGCAAGGAAAATTAACATCAGCTGAAATGTATCTCAGTAATGTTCTCTGCCCTATTTTTAACGCAGTCCACCAATGTCCAAGGACGAACAGGGCTCAGAAGCCACGTAACGACGCGCAGAGACGCCCTGTCATTCGTGTCATCCGCGCTGCTGGCAGCGTTGTTCGTGGTGGCCGGTGCAGCAGAAGCTAGAACTTCGAGGTTGGAGAACAAAAAGAAAGCCCTGGAGAAGCTCCGGGAGAAGGCGTTGGGCCGAAAGGAGGAGAACGGAGCCACCGGTGGCAAGAAGATGCCGCCTCCGACGAACTTGCTAATCCGATAATCCCTCGTCCGGCCGTCGTGGCTAAAGGCACTTTGCCGAGGGGCCCTTTGTGTTGATGGCGATGCTAATGTGAGTTTGTACGTTGTTGGAGTCTTGTATGACTGCCAACTGGAATCTGAGTTTTCAGTCTACATTTTCTTAAGCATTGCTGTACTGTTTGTTCATCAGGTTATATGCCTGAAAATCCAATTGTTAGAACTGCATCTTATATCTACCATTAGGTTTATTAGAACATCCTCCGTCCTTCTCGCTTGAGAGCAATCGGACCATTGGTGGCTTCTTCGCAAATCGACATGTGGCGATGCATAtttttcaaaaaaataaaaaagatctACACTCTGGTTCTAGCTCTTATAGACTATATCTATCGTCCAATCTATATCAACCATCGTCAATCCTTATCTACTATAACGCTCTAGTGCATAACCTTTATCGTCGGTACCATATCAGCTCTTCTTCAATAGGCTTTTAGTTAACATGAAACATATTGTTTTATTGAAACTCAAATACATCTTATTACGTAATTAAGCTAACAAAATTTCATAATTTTTAGTAATAATAAAAAATTACATAACTAAAGCATAATAATAAAAAGTAGataatttataaataaaattacataacttaaacataaaaataaaaaatagatAGTTCATAAATAAAACCTAATTTATA of Zea mays cultivar B73 chromosome 8, Zm-B73-REFERENCE-NAM-5.0, whole genome shotgun sequence contains these proteins:
- the LOC100283885 gene encoding uncharacterized protein LOC100283885 — protein: MMAVTSLQLRPTPRLLPARNSSTGTGPRMAALSCRHNQSTNVQGRTGLRSHVTTRRDALSFVSSALLAALFVVAGAAEARTSRLENKKKALEKLREKALGRKEENGATGGKKMPPPTNLLIR